One part of the Solea solea chromosome 16, fSolSol10.1, whole genome shotgun sequence genome encodes these proteins:
- the lmx1al gene encoding LIM homeobox transcription factor 1-alpha isoform X2 has product MLFDFGSDHTEGRSEGMKTEETQQSCLQQPPSSTPFGPEYRRGGEVCAGCESPIADRFLLRVNERSWHETCVKCAVCLSTLTGTCYCRDRLLYCKHDYEKLFIRKCSACLQVIGRSELIMRVLGQVYHLGCFSCCECERRLQRGDEFVLKEGQLLCRMDYEKEREMLAAISPTPTESVKSEDEDGGGGSGGGKGGDEGKEHKRSKRPRTILTTQQRRAFKASFEVSAKPCRKVRETLAAETGLTVRVVQVWFQNQRAKMKKIARRQQQQQQQQQQEQEQLGGSRRGQSRGGRQSNDDSEDGSSTHGMDGILGYSTLPRQQLLALDPNIYGGDPFRHGLTPPQLNNEQLHSYVVHTLNLFTLDSETVFHDLDSDGSLSHLGDCLLATGDGGLLPGRVGNPIDRLYSMQNSYFTS; this is encoded by the exons ATGCTCTTTGATTTTGGCAG CGATCACACTGAGGGAAGGAGTGAAGGGATGAAAACAGAGGAGACACAGCAGTCCTGTCTGCAGCAGCCTCCATCCTCGACGCCTTTTG GTCCTGAGTACAGGCGCGGGGGTGAGGTGTGCGCGGGCTGCGAGTCTCCCATCGCAGACCGCTTCCTGCTGCGCGTGAACGAGCGGTCCTGGCACGAGACCTGCGTCAAGTGCGCCGTGTGTTTGAGCACGCTCACCGGGACATGTTACTGCAGGGACCGACTGCTGTACTGCAAGCACGACTATGAGAA GCTGTTTATAAGGAAGTGCAGTGCCTGCCTGCAGGTGATTGGACGTTCAGAGTTGATAATGCGTGTGCTAGGCCAGGTGTACCACCTGGgctgcttcagctgctgtgAGTGTGAACGCCGACTGCAGAGAGGTGATGAGTTTGTGCTGAAAGAAGGCCAGCTGCTCTGCCGCATGGACTATGAAAAGGAGAGGGAAATGTTGGCTGCTATCAGTCCTACACCCACAGAATCAG TGAAAAGCGAGGATGAGGACGGTGGAGGGGGCTCTGGTGGGGGGAAAGGTGGTGATGAAGGCAAGGAGCACAAGCGTTCCAAACGACCACGTACCATCTTGACCACTCAGCAGCGCCGGGCTTTTAAGGCCTCTTTTGAAGTGTCTGCTAAGCCTTGTCGCAAG GTGAGAGAGACACTGGCTGCTGAGACAGGACTGACGGTACGAGTTGTGCAGGTGTGGTTTCAAAACCAGAGAGCAAAG ATGAAAAAGATCGCTCGTcgacagcagcaacagcagcagcagcagcagcaggaacaagAGCAGCTGGGAGGATCCAGGAGAGGACAGAGTAGAGGGGGCCGTCAGAGCAATGACGACAGTGAGG ACGGATCCAGCACTCACGGCATGGATGGGATACTGGGATATTCCACTCTGCCACGTCAGCAACTACTTGCCCTGGACCCAAATATCTATGGTGGAGATCCGTTTCGACATGGGCTTACACCACCCCAGCTAAACAATGAACAGCTCCACTCCTATG TTGTGCACACTCTCAATCTCTTCACTCTAGACTCAGAGACAGTATTTCACGATCTGGACAGCGATGGAAGCCTCAGTCACCTTGGCGACTGCCTCTTAGCAACAGGTGATGGTGGTCTCCTGCCAGGGCGTGTGGGAAACCCCATCGACCGTCTCTACTCCATGCAGAACTCCTACTTCACCTCTTGA
- the lmx1al gene encoding LIM homeobox transcription factor 1-alpha isoform X1 codes for MLPTEISGGVCFTSSDHTEGRSEGMKTEETQQSCLQQPPSSTPFGPEYRRGGEVCAGCESPIADRFLLRVNERSWHETCVKCAVCLSTLTGTCYCRDRLLYCKHDYEKLFIRKCSACLQVIGRSELIMRVLGQVYHLGCFSCCECERRLQRGDEFVLKEGQLLCRMDYEKEREMLAAISPTPTESVKSEDEDGGGGSGGGKGGDEGKEHKRSKRPRTILTTQQRRAFKASFEVSAKPCRKVRETLAAETGLTVRVVQVWFQNQRAKMKKIARRQQQQQQQQQQEQEQLGGSRRGQSRGGRQSNDDSEDGSSTHGMDGILGYSTLPRQQLLALDPNIYGGDPFRHGLTPPQLNNEQLHSYVVHTLNLFTLDSETVFHDLDSDGSLSHLGDCLLATGDGGLLPGRVGNPIDRLYSMQNSYFTS; via the exons ATGTTGCCAACCGAGATTTCAGGAGGAGTGTGTTTCACCTCAAG CGATCACACTGAGGGAAGGAGTGAAGGGATGAAAACAGAGGAGACACAGCAGTCCTGTCTGCAGCAGCCTCCATCCTCGACGCCTTTTG GTCCTGAGTACAGGCGCGGGGGTGAGGTGTGCGCGGGCTGCGAGTCTCCCATCGCAGACCGCTTCCTGCTGCGCGTGAACGAGCGGTCCTGGCACGAGACCTGCGTCAAGTGCGCCGTGTGTTTGAGCACGCTCACCGGGACATGTTACTGCAGGGACCGACTGCTGTACTGCAAGCACGACTATGAGAA GCTGTTTATAAGGAAGTGCAGTGCCTGCCTGCAGGTGATTGGACGTTCAGAGTTGATAATGCGTGTGCTAGGCCAGGTGTACCACCTGGgctgcttcagctgctgtgAGTGTGAACGCCGACTGCAGAGAGGTGATGAGTTTGTGCTGAAAGAAGGCCAGCTGCTCTGCCGCATGGACTATGAAAAGGAGAGGGAAATGTTGGCTGCTATCAGTCCTACACCCACAGAATCAG TGAAAAGCGAGGATGAGGACGGTGGAGGGGGCTCTGGTGGGGGGAAAGGTGGTGATGAAGGCAAGGAGCACAAGCGTTCCAAACGACCACGTACCATCTTGACCACTCAGCAGCGCCGGGCTTTTAAGGCCTCTTTTGAAGTGTCTGCTAAGCCTTGTCGCAAG GTGAGAGAGACACTGGCTGCTGAGACAGGACTGACGGTACGAGTTGTGCAGGTGTGGTTTCAAAACCAGAGAGCAAAG ATGAAAAAGATCGCTCGTcgacagcagcaacagcagcagcagcagcagcaggaacaagAGCAGCTGGGAGGATCCAGGAGAGGACAGAGTAGAGGGGGCCGTCAGAGCAATGACGACAGTGAGG ACGGATCCAGCACTCACGGCATGGATGGGATACTGGGATATTCCACTCTGCCACGTCAGCAACTACTTGCCCTGGACCCAAATATCTATGGTGGAGATCCGTTTCGACATGGGCTTACACCACCCCAGCTAAACAATGAACAGCTCCACTCCTATG TTGTGCACACTCTCAATCTCTTCACTCTAGACTCAGAGACAGTATTTCACGATCTGGACAGCGATGGAAGCCTCAGTCACCTTGGCGACTGCCTCTTAGCAACAGGTGATGGTGGTCTCCTGCCAGGGCGTGTGGGAAACCCCATCGACCGTCTCTACTCCATGCAGAACTCCTACTTCACCTCTTGA
- the lmx1al gene encoding LIM homeobox transcription factor 1-alpha isoform X3 translates to MLPTEISGGVCFTSSDHTEGRSEGMKTEETQQSCLQQPPSSTPFGPEYRRGGEVCAGCESPIADRFLLRVNERSWHETCVKCAVCLSTLTGTCYCRDRLLYCKHDYEKLFIRKCSACLQVIGRSELIMRVLGQVYHLGCFSCCECERRLQRGDEFVLKEGQLLCRMDYEKEREMLAAISPTPTESVKSEDEDGGGGSGGGKGGDEGKEHKRSKRPRTILTTQQRRAFKASFEVSAKPCRKVRETLAAETGLTVRVVQVWFQNQRAKMKKIARRQQQQQQQQQQEQEQLGGSRRGQSRGGRQSNDDSEDGSSTHGMDGILGYSTLPRQQLLALDPNIYGGDPFRHGLTPPQLNNEQLHSYDSETVFHDLDSDGSLSHLGDCLLATGDGGLLPGRVGNPIDRLYSMQNSYFTS, encoded by the exons ATGTTGCCAACCGAGATTTCAGGAGGAGTGTGTTTCACCTCAAG CGATCACACTGAGGGAAGGAGTGAAGGGATGAAAACAGAGGAGACACAGCAGTCCTGTCTGCAGCAGCCTCCATCCTCGACGCCTTTTG GTCCTGAGTACAGGCGCGGGGGTGAGGTGTGCGCGGGCTGCGAGTCTCCCATCGCAGACCGCTTCCTGCTGCGCGTGAACGAGCGGTCCTGGCACGAGACCTGCGTCAAGTGCGCCGTGTGTTTGAGCACGCTCACCGGGACATGTTACTGCAGGGACCGACTGCTGTACTGCAAGCACGACTATGAGAA GCTGTTTATAAGGAAGTGCAGTGCCTGCCTGCAGGTGATTGGACGTTCAGAGTTGATAATGCGTGTGCTAGGCCAGGTGTACCACCTGGgctgcttcagctgctgtgAGTGTGAACGCCGACTGCAGAGAGGTGATGAGTTTGTGCTGAAAGAAGGCCAGCTGCTCTGCCGCATGGACTATGAAAAGGAGAGGGAAATGTTGGCTGCTATCAGTCCTACACCCACAGAATCAG TGAAAAGCGAGGATGAGGACGGTGGAGGGGGCTCTGGTGGGGGGAAAGGTGGTGATGAAGGCAAGGAGCACAAGCGTTCCAAACGACCACGTACCATCTTGACCACTCAGCAGCGCCGGGCTTTTAAGGCCTCTTTTGAAGTGTCTGCTAAGCCTTGTCGCAAG GTGAGAGAGACACTGGCTGCTGAGACAGGACTGACGGTACGAGTTGTGCAGGTGTGGTTTCAAAACCAGAGAGCAAAG ATGAAAAAGATCGCTCGTcgacagcagcaacagcagcagcagcagcagcaggaacaagAGCAGCTGGGAGGATCCAGGAGAGGACAGAGTAGAGGGGGCCGTCAGAGCAATGACGACAGTGAGG ACGGATCCAGCACTCACGGCATGGATGGGATACTGGGATATTCCACTCTGCCACGTCAGCAACTACTTGCCCTGGACCCAAATATCTATGGTGGAGATCCGTTTCGACATGGGCTTACACCACCCCAGCTAAACAATGAACAGCTCCACTCCTATG ACTCAGAGACAGTATTTCACGATCTGGACAGCGATGGAAGCCTCAGTCACCTTGGCGACTGCCTCTTAGCAACAGGTGATGGTGGTCTCCTGCCAGGGCGTGTGGGAAACCCCATCGACCGTCTCTACTCCATGCAGAACTCCTACTTCACCTCTTGA
- the gmip gene encoding GEM-interacting protein isoform X2 gives MEEDQVSNQDSLQATVVSDVKKRHSKSETKRYSEIFRDFDNLDLSLISAEEEDLLADIDSQSLSESITADDSELIDQHDESGEDSFCVQVRSEGSEADGCSSAQEADLALCRCEDGVEAALQYAKMWCRYAKDLLAWMEKRISLEQEFAKNVMKTAEGAKASVAQQEMMPLQYIYTMALEQDIKNSVTSRKTSELLQHRCYQALTAKRNEIDKWRREFKEQWTKEQRRMNEAVTAFKKAQHQYFQRCDELEKAKAISAKAVDDTTGFRTLDKRRKSKDEAQTRVMEAELQYKQCVSDARIHQDLLVKVKEKLISHIRKLICQGDTVLKEATVNMFYFQRQQIESVPLDYHNLEVTCRSLEPGEPYLLYILSKRRLRQPLQDFTFQEYVPQGKGRKPSSALSYLQDSSSLTDESSYRRLSDGRRTGCSDSESFGGSLESLSSPAHSNRRLPKTASTLTVSSDDLDERDLPSESEYTDCQLVKVRTFSRAAITHRLRKMKSKMAKCKQCDNYIVVSGVECEECGVALHRKCMEVCQLECEHRKGTVFGVDLSLLTRDRPDEVPFVVQRCTSEIESRALSVQGVYRVSGSKPRIQKLCQAFEMQKEQVDLSDLSPHDITSILKHFFKELPEPILTFDLYNDFIAVGKTIQLLSEREQTPDTNEITNIIHNIQKLLQKLPPYCYSILQHMMSHLQKVSENYENKMSASNLGIVFGPTLLRPLVSTDMSMIALLETSFQAVLVEFLITHHDIVFGLQQRPDTPPPPVPTAPLPENPPRASCPLDGDVYISPRHENSSKERPRSLESRIKRESSEGYISDKSSSNEAVDQLSPEANERAVLAIRAASAHHKAELVEEPDSDLMTQPCYRLTRQPVMYHRHHNTGTRLSNPGRAARQPAAVRGNTGSADSSRSSSPETGMHRHPQKVHCENNHMPHHSASVAGSKVDLPLSPRKVMQYMLGLDPPVTLSDTTLEFSQEEADVCPAHLNTNMSNNTLSAGQSWTLCHSSKTFPVEHNLTSPAQKILAGLKLRRSHSGKDEQLFV, from the exons ATGGAAGAAGATCAAGTATCAAACCAGGATTCCTTACAAGCCACAG TCGTTTCAGATGTAAAGAAGAGGCATTCAAAATCTGAAACCAAGCGATACAGTGAGATCTTTAGAGATTTCGACAATCTCGATTTATCTCTAATCTCTGC TGAAGAGGAGGATCTGCTGGCAGACATCGACTCACAGTCCCTCTCAGAATCCATCACTGCCGACGACTCAGAGCTCATAGACCAACACGATGAGTCT gGTGAAGATTCATTTTGTGTACAGGTGCGCTCTGAGGGCAGTGAAGCAGATGGATGCTCATCAG CCCAGGAAGCAGACTTGGCACTGTGTCGCTGTGAGGATGGAGTGGAAGCAGCGCTGCAGTATGCCAAGATGTGGTGCCGCTATGCCAAAGACCTACTTGCCTGGATGGAGAAGAGAATCAGCTTGG AACAAGAATTTGCAAAGAATGTGATGAAGACAGCCGAAGGAGCAAAAGCCAGTGTGGCACAGCAG GAAATGATGCCTTTACAGTACATCTACACCATGGCACTGGAGCAAGATATCAAGAACAGCGTGACCTCAAGAAAGACTTCTGAGCTGCTACAACACCGCTGTTACCAA GCCTTGACTGCCAAGAGGAATGAAATTGACAAGTGGCGCCGAGAGTTTAAGGAGCAGTGGACAAAAGAACAGAGGAGGATG AACGAAGCAGTGACGGCTTTTAAAAAGGCTCAGCATCAATACTTTCAACGGTGTGACGAGCTAGAAAAGGCTAAAGCTATCTCTGCTAAAGCAGTGGACGACACCACTGGATTTAGAACACTGGATAAGAGGAGGAAGTCTAAGGATGAAGCCCAGACCAGG GTAATGGAGGCAGAGCTTCAGTAcaaacagtgtgtgagtgatgccAGGATCCACCAAGATCTATTAGTGAAAGTCAAGGAGAAACTTATTTCTCACATCCGCAAACTCATCTGTCAGGGAGACACTGTGCTCAAAGAG GCCACCGTCAACATGTTTTACTTCCAGCGGCAGCAGATAGAGTCTGTCCCCCTTGACTACCACAATCTGGAGGTGACGTGCAGATCCCTGGAGCCCGGGGAGCCGTACCTGCTCTACATCCTCAGCAAGCGCCGCCTCCGGCAACCTTTGCAAGACTTCACCTTCCAGGAGTATGTTCCTCAGGGCAAAGG ACGAAAACCCAGCAGTGCCCTCAGCTATCTGCAGGATTCTTCATCTCTGACAGATGAGAGCTCTTACAGAAGACTTAGTGATGGCA GGAGAACAGGGTGCAGTGACAGTGAGAGTTTTGGGGGCAGTCTAGAATCTCTGTCCAGTCCTG CTCACAGTAACAGGAGGCTTCCTAAAACCGCGTCCACCTTAACCGTTTCCTCTGATGACCTGGATGAGCGGGACTTGCCTTCAGAATCGG AGTACACGGATTGTCAGCTAGTCAAGGTGCGCACATTTTCTCGAGCAGCAATAACACACCGACTCAGGAAGATGAAGAGTAAGATGGCTAAATGCAAGCAGTGTGACAACTACATTGTCGTCAGTGGGGTCGAATGTGAGGAG TGTGGGGTGGCTTTACACAGGAAGTGTATGGAGGTGTGTCAGCTGGAGTGCGAGCACAGGAAAGGCACTGTGTTTGGAGTAGACCTCTCTCTACTAACACGTGACAGGCCAGATGAAGTGCCCTTTGTGGTGCAGCGCTGCACATCTGAGATTGAGAGTCGTGCTCTCTCAGTCCAG GGAGTGTACCGTGTGAGCGGATCCAAGCCTCGCATACAGAAACTCTGTCAGGCCTTTGAGATGCAGAAGGAGCAGGTGGACCTCTCTGACCTTTCACCCCACGATATCACCTCGATCCTCAAGCACTTCTTCAAAGAG CTTCCAGAGCCAATactcacctttgacctttacaacGACTTCATTGCTGTGGGGAAGACCATTCAACTTTTGAGTGAAAGAGAGCAGACGCCAGACACTAATGAGATCACGAACATCATCCACAACATCCAGAAGCTACTACAAAAACTTCCTCCATATTGCTACAGCATTTTGCAGCACATGATGTCTCACCTGCAAAA AGTTTCGGAAAACTACGAGAACAAGATGTCTGCTAGCAATTTAGGCATTGTGTTTGGGCCAACACTATTGCGCCCCCTTGTGTCTACAGACATGTCAATGATTGCCCTGCTGGAGACCAGTTTCCAGGCTGTCCTTGTTGAGTTTCTCATCACACACCATGACATAGTTTTTGGCCTTCAGCAGAGACCCGATACACCCCCTCCTCCAGTCCCCACTGCACCTCTTCCAGAGAACCCTCCCAGAGCTTCCTGTCCACTGGACGGGGACGTCTACATCAGCCCACGACATGAGAACTCATCCAAAGAGCGCCCACGCTCACTAGAA AGTCGAATCAAGAGAGAGTCAAGCGAGGGTTATATATCTGACAAGTCTTCATCCAATGAGGCAGTGGACCAGCTCAGCCCTGAAGCCAATGAGAGAGCAG TCCTGGCTATAAGAGCGGCATCAGCCCATCATAAGGCTGAGCTGGTGGAAGAACCAGACTCTGATTTGATGACTCAGCCATGCTATCGCCTCACCAGACAGCCTGTGATGTATCACCGGCATCATAACACTGGAACTAGACTCTCCAACCCAGGTCGTGCAGCTAGACAGCCTGCAGCAGTGAGGGGCAATACGGGGAGTGCTGACAGCAGCCGCAGCTCTTCTCCAGAGACTGGGATGCATAGACATCCCCAAAAGGTCCACTGTGAGAACAATCACATGCCCCACCACTCTGCCAGTGTTGCAGGGAGTAAAGTGGATCTTCCACTAAGCCCACGTAAGGTTATGCAGTATATGTTAGGACTGGATCCACCTGTGACACTGTCTGATACAACACTGGAGTTCTCTCAGGAGGAAGCAGATGTGTGTCCAGCTCAtctgaacacaaacatgtccaATAACACACTGAGTGCTGGACAGAGTTGGACTCTGTGTCACTCATCAAAGACATTTCCTGTTGAGCACAACCTGACCTCACCAGCCCAGAAGATCCTGGCAGGTCTGAAACTGAGACGCAGCCACTCGGGGAAAGACGAGCAGCTCTTTGTCTAA
- the gmip gene encoding GEM-interacting protein isoform X1, with amino-acid sequence MEEDQVSNQDSLQATVVSDVKKRHSKSETKRYSEIFRDFDNLDLSLISAEEEDLLADIDSQSLSESITADDSELIDQHDESGEDSFCVQVRSEGSEADGCSSAQEADLALCRCEDGVEAALQYAKMWCRYAKDLLAWMEKRISLEQEFAKNVMKTAEGAKASVAQQEMMPLQYIYTMALEQDIKNSVTSRKTSELLQHRCYQALTAKRNEIDKWRREFKEQWTKEQRRMNEAVTAFKKAQHQYFQRCDELEKAKAISAKAVDDTTGFRTLDKRRKSKDEAQTRVMEAELQYKQCVSDARIHQDLLVKVKEKLISHIRKLICQGDTVLKEATVNMFYFQRQQIESVPLDYHNLEVTCRSLEPGEPYLLYILSKRRLRQPLQDFTFQEYVPQGKGNRRKPSSALSYLQDSSSLTDESSYRRLSDGRRTGCSDSESFGGSLESLSSPAHSNRRLPKTASTLTVSSDDLDERDLPSESEYTDCQLVKVRTFSRAAITHRLRKMKSKMAKCKQCDNYIVVSGVECEECGVALHRKCMEVCQLECEHRKGTVFGVDLSLLTRDRPDEVPFVVQRCTSEIESRALSVQGVYRVSGSKPRIQKLCQAFEMQKEQVDLSDLSPHDITSILKHFFKELPEPILTFDLYNDFIAVGKTIQLLSEREQTPDTNEITNIIHNIQKLLQKLPPYCYSILQHMMSHLQKVSENYENKMSASNLGIVFGPTLLRPLVSTDMSMIALLETSFQAVLVEFLITHHDIVFGLQQRPDTPPPPVPTAPLPENPPRASCPLDGDVYISPRHENSSKERPRSLESRIKRESSEGYISDKSSSNEAVDQLSPEANERAVLAIRAASAHHKAELVEEPDSDLMTQPCYRLTRQPVMYHRHHNTGTRLSNPGRAARQPAAVRGNTGSADSSRSSSPETGMHRHPQKVHCENNHMPHHSASVAGSKVDLPLSPRKVMQYMLGLDPPVTLSDTTLEFSQEEADVCPAHLNTNMSNNTLSAGQSWTLCHSSKTFPVEHNLTSPAQKILAGLKLRRSHSGKDEQLFV; translated from the exons ATGGAAGAAGATCAAGTATCAAACCAGGATTCCTTACAAGCCACAG TCGTTTCAGATGTAAAGAAGAGGCATTCAAAATCTGAAACCAAGCGATACAGTGAGATCTTTAGAGATTTCGACAATCTCGATTTATCTCTAATCTCTGC TGAAGAGGAGGATCTGCTGGCAGACATCGACTCACAGTCCCTCTCAGAATCCATCACTGCCGACGACTCAGAGCTCATAGACCAACACGATGAGTCT gGTGAAGATTCATTTTGTGTACAGGTGCGCTCTGAGGGCAGTGAAGCAGATGGATGCTCATCAG CCCAGGAAGCAGACTTGGCACTGTGTCGCTGTGAGGATGGAGTGGAAGCAGCGCTGCAGTATGCCAAGATGTGGTGCCGCTATGCCAAAGACCTACTTGCCTGGATGGAGAAGAGAATCAGCTTGG AACAAGAATTTGCAAAGAATGTGATGAAGACAGCCGAAGGAGCAAAAGCCAGTGTGGCACAGCAG GAAATGATGCCTTTACAGTACATCTACACCATGGCACTGGAGCAAGATATCAAGAACAGCGTGACCTCAAGAAAGACTTCTGAGCTGCTACAACACCGCTGTTACCAA GCCTTGACTGCCAAGAGGAATGAAATTGACAAGTGGCGCCGAGAGTTTAAGGAGCAGTGGACAAAAGAACAGAGGAGGATG AACGAAGCAGTGACGGCTTTTAAAAAGGCTCAGCATCAATACTTTCAACGGTGTGACGAGCTAGAAAAGGCTAAAGCTATCTCTGCTAAAGCAGTGGACGACACCACTGGATTTAGAACACTGGATAAGAGGAGGAAGTCTAAGGATGAAGCCCAGACCAGG GTAATGGAGGCAGAGCTTCAGTAcaaacagtgtgtgagtgatgccAGGATCCACCAAGATCTATTAGTGAAAGTCAAGGAGAAACTTATTTCTCACATCCGCAAACTCATCTGTCAGGGAGACACTGTGCTCAAAGAG GCCACCGTCAACATGTTTTACTTCCAGCGGCAGCAGATAGAGTCTGTCCCCCTTGACTACCACAATCTGGAGGTGACGTGCAGATCCCTGGAGCCCGGGGAGCCGTACCTGCTCTACATCCTCAGCAAGCGCCGCCTCCGGCAACCTTTGCAAGACTTCACCTTCCAGGAGTATGTTCCTCAGGGCAAAGG GAACAGACGAAAACCCAGCAGTGCCCTCAGCTATCTGCAGGATTCTTCATCTCTGACAGATGAGAGCTCTTACAGAAGACTTAGTGATGGCA GGAGAACAGGGTGCAGTGACAGTGAGAGTTTTGGGGGCAGTCTAGAATCTCTGTCCAGTCCTG CTCACAGTAACAGGAGGCTTCCTAAAACCGCGTCCACCTTAACCGTTTCCTCTGATGACCTGGATGAGCGGGACTTGCCTTCAGAATCGG AGTACACGGATTGTCAGCTAGTCAAGGTGCGCACATTTTCTCGAGCAGCAATAACACACCGACTCAGGAAGATGAAGAGTAAGATGGCTAAATGCAAGCAGTGTGACAACTACATTGTCGTCAGTGGGGTCGAATGTGAGGAG TGTGGGGTGGCTTTACACAGGAAGTGTATGGAGGTGTGTCAGCTGGAGTGCGAGCACAGGAAAGGCACTGTGTTTGGAGTAGACCTCTCTCTACTAACACGTGACAGGCCAGATGAAGTGCCCTTTGTGGTGCAGCGCTGCACATCTGAGATTGAGAGTCGTGCTCTCTCAGTCCAG GGAGTGTACCGTGTGAGCGGATCCAAGCCTCGCATACAGAAACTCTGTCAGGCCTTTGAGATGCAGAAGGAGCAGGTGGACCTCTCTGACCTTTCACCCCACGATATCACCTCGATCCTCAAGCACTTCTTCAAAGAG CTTCCAGAGCCAATactcacctttgacctttacaacGACTTCATTGCTGTGGGGAAGACCATTCAACTTTTGAGTGAAAGAGAGCAGACGCCAGACACTAATGAGATCACGAACATCATCCACAACATCCAGAAGCTACTACAAAAACTTCCTCCATATTGCTACAGCATTTTGCAGCACATGATGTCTCACCTGCAAAA AGTTTCGGAAAACTACGAGAACAAGATGTCTGCTAGCAATTTAGGCATTGTGTTTGGGCCAACACTATTGCGCCCCCTTGTGTCTACAGACATGTCAATGATTGCCCTGCTGGAGACCAGTTTCCAGGCTGTCCTTGTTGAGTTTCTCATCACACACCATGACATAGTTTTTGGCCTTCAGCAGAGACCCGATACACCCCCTCCTCCAGTCCCCACTGCACCTCTTCCAGAGAACCCTCCCAGAGCTTCCTGTCCACTGGACGGGGACGTCTACATCAGCCCACGACATGAGAACTCATCCAAAGAGCGCCCACGCTCACTAGAA AGTCGAATCAAGAGAGAGTCAAGCGAGGGTTATATATCTGACAAGTCTTCATCCAATGAGGCAGTGGACCAGCTCAGCCCTGAAGCCAATGAGAGAGCAG TCCTGGCTATAAGAGCGGCATCAGCCCATCATAAGGCTGAGCTGGTGGAAGAACCAGACTCTGATTTGATGACTCAGCCATGCTATCGCCTCACCAGACAGCCTGTGATGTATCACCGGCATCATAACACTGGAACTAGACTCTCCAACCCAGGTCGTGCAGCTAGACAGCCTGCAGCAGTGAGGGGCAATACGGGGAGTGCTGACAGCAGCCGCAGCTCTTCTCCAGAGACTGGGATGCATAGACATCCCCAAAAGGTCCACTGTGAGAACAATCACATGCCCCACCACTCTGCCAGTGTTGCAGGGAGTAAAGTGGATCTTCCACTAAGCCCACGTAAGGTTATGCAGTATATGTTAGGACTGGATCCACCTGTGACACTGTCTGATACAACACTGGAGTTCTCTCAGGAGGAAGCAGATGTGTGTCCAGCTCAtctgaacacaaacatgtccaATAACACACTGAGTGCTGGACAGAGTTGGACTCTGTGTCACTCATCAAAGACATTTCCTGTTGAGCACAACCTGACCTCACCAGCCCAGAAGATCCTGGCAGGTCTGAAACTGAGACGCAGCCACTCGGGGAAAGACGAGCAGCTCTTTGTCTAA